Proteins from one Sylvia atricapilla isolate bSylAtr1 chromosome 1, bSylAtr1.pri, whole genome shotgun sequence genomic window:
- the XIRP1 gene encoding xin actin-binding repeat-containing protein 1, translating into MSEAQKPSKVATKKMEDDLPPPPAVGSVQVVAPGGQDLNALPVPPPKQAFSKFYQQRQVNELKRLYRHMHPELRKNLEEAVTEDLAEMLNTEDPSAQASVNLDKVLPGEVQSMRWIFENWALDSIGDHQATKKLTEEEIIPSGDVKSTSLRFESQSINGYNLSTSAKVSETDLAKGDVRTARWLFETQPLDTLNKLYSDETEVQEAVLKDPVQGGDVKGAKQLFEAQSLDAIGRCSSVEEKSILQLKSEIQELKGDVKKTVRLFQTEPLCAIRDKSGTIHEIKSVCREEIQSNAVRTARWLFETQPLDTINKDTSKVQIIRGISLEEIGRPDVSGARWIFETQPLDAIREITVEEQDFKASTDFVTGADVTKQRLLFETQTLDSLKGEASESVVAKEQVIGGDVKSTLWLFETQPMETLKDNFEVGRLKKVELSAEEKGDVKQRKHVFETCPFGSISKAFEEEIPAASMEEVVKGDVKSFKTLFETLPLDSIKQADAEPTTKEEEKIPAGNVKANQILFETTPLYAIKDSFGNFHEVTSVSREQIISGDVKNYKWMFETRPLDQFDESIKKVDIIRGITKQEVVAGDVRTAKWLFETQPMDVIHLQATEGEKHPSVKREISQKGDVKTCRWLFETQPMHTLYEKAEKKQEEDGSMPQGDVKSYTWMFETQPLDSLKGQEEQYLQVSKAYSQEELQGVDVKTVRHLFETEPLGSSTVSEADRKKTVRYSSRVEFQSGEVSRVKEFFEAKPLDTATKPKSQNDAGTIAAGSVHKFTWLFENYPMDTLKDNSEGIQEIPPEKDVKGEDVGGKRFVFETYSLDQIHDKVDETELQKIQKDTMSKANVKSCTMLFESQPLYAIQDKEGGYHEVTSVQKEEIMKGDMKGARWLFETKPLDQIKKEEEVFVIRAVTQEDIKKGDVQTARWRFETEPLDSFSGGKLSVPRTVDDVQKGDVQSNKQLFESQQVGQKKYVRMVSVSDVQRGDVRTSTWLFENHPVDSLYGDAERSSSLSTVQREDSQKGDVKRCTWLFETQPMDTLKDTEVTASAGAQEEIPRADVKSTTWLFESTPLDKFSASEGSIEIELKERTMKETLETLCTCQAIQHDGILIEANDMESVKMVKYQLSSPGAPEILKEEIVGGHLQRIMLQLLHRTNVEAQSMLVEEDREGKIKVSPLQLLDQSEAVKGKEDLSGDVAKALQGLLSQDASLKKGMVLQETKSGSVKMTLYSLLFHSVQQKVVKGDVKSTIGNLLASSQEQKAAATIKREDNEKGNVQLFASCIEKGDLSYLKNLQQESEIQSLISSQAEEEGADESGPRVVPGVNVHVLPNKEQIEKVIAGGEPGAVEGAKKGFACESMGREGVLEREAVHAAGVTGTTVQCLGKPMRTVMGKEEVLSGGLKVTTKSIQRVADASKKAEKEEATTTHLKEPKAMIQRPFPAQVTAQRAEVDGKQQSVVPGEASQTQTEEKALGTDLQAAMQSLRLATAEAKNIQHHVQSKFQRNREEVHTACRQQTVSSQGTTTLQSTVHQQDNSSTKQESSSTATRTTTTRVQEASKTHTSVSQKSIASHKKVSASEEVQGGQLLSQEIQVVPSRDFSIKDGLYTATPVKTYINPCVESDYKEQSVQEERDVGVRGDVQTAIRALQSAATEQRLVEKEDVVRGNLKATLQSLEKSNVNVSRGDFKAAMIYRNAGQSYSVCKKKNETQLASNETAVVASGSQADNDFPPPPSVAVMKAEHCPPSTKAAREDEAPGCSALLQTPLPPLPSLSCKPSDQSPAEKPRTPPKPETTAPPRKKPVPPPKPEHLLHEAHSASANYSTNRSTKPIPPPLPPKPSGLREINKPRPSPTEQGLSCMEVHEQSSYEEVQAKCCNLETSVKKSVTVQGINPERKLPKYTAKTPLQIAEERYKASKGQGKVEPDSAKTSKPIKNGVVGFEVKQGMMGDKAAAPRRCPGEVAQRQTEPCREENGCSSPPACPGRAQTQDVLGQTEPSTSPAGHNTTPKRGDGTAQNASSKVERESVSNSYGLWDSQRVVQQVHERRQMSHLMSFHQQSMNSFEEHQQGNSRQQKCPDRETETPAQEKPAVVMREKKKRETEDERRKRLSVHKEEIMKGNVKEAMEIFENLRRQEQLQEILTRVREFEEETSKVDVKALKSFFEKVPEWVVRQKAKHQDKAGAKEDTDSASSVDLVFEDLERASAEILHLKEQTLARIQDIEEAIKKAIYSVSSLKSESDIAGLSGLFKESLGSTQSSVSSSNIRKISIVSSKARQEEAVLETGEAASVESAKVAEKTEAAKAELEVPRLIQSRVSSPSSPSYISIESAARKPAESPRTAHSPQDGPSPDCLDSPGKRDAFAQNSFSSYNHSSARSDGHDTKPLEKRPDPVQTKAGLSSLKQHTPGNANNHPTSDKEKCSLDTSKDSCHCGVKGSFSEYRSLNVPSPQNPRRQKSILELQTGPDGSKLYGATRTVMEQYEEMDQFGNKIITSSTTVTKQSETQTSSTCDVVSHPQYEVSASPVFRRYLKSPGEDFHTNGSFQEPGVVFVTFGNSKPKK; encoded by the coding sequence ATGTCCGAAGCTCAGAAACCATCTAAAGTTGCCACCAAGAAAATGGAAGATGACTTGCCTCCCCCTCCAGCTGTTGGCTCAGTCCAGGTCGTTGCTCCAGGGGGTCAGGATCTCAATGCACTCCCTGTGCCTCCCCCTAAGCAAGCCTTCTCCAAGTTCTACCAGCAGCGCCAGGTGAACGAGCTGAAGAGGCTCTACAGGCACATGCACCCCGAGCTCAGGAAGAACCTGGAAGAAGCTGTGACTGAGGACCTGGCAGAAATGCTTAACACCGAGGATCCCAGTGCACAGGCCTCCGTGAACCTGGATAAAGTTCTCCCAGGAGAGGTTCAGTCCATGCGCTGGATTTTTGAGAACTGGGCACTTGACTCCATTGGGGACCATCAGGCCACGAAGAAGCTGACAGAAGAAGAGATCATCCCCAGTGGGGATGTGAAAAGCACGTCCCTGAGGTTTGAGAGCCAGTCCATAAATGGATACAACCTGTCAACATCAGCCAAGGTGTCAGAGACAGACCTTGCCAAAGGGGATGTTCGCACCGCCCGGTGGCTCTTTGAAACCCAGCCACTGGACACATTAAATAAACTGTATTCTGATGAAACTGAGGTGCAGGAGGCAGTTCTCAAGGATCCTGTCCAGGGAGGCGATGTGAAAGGGGCCAAACAGCTCTTTGAAGCACAGTCCTTGGATGCCATAGGACGCTGCTCCTCAGTGGAGGAGAAGAGCATCCTACAACTCAAGTCAGAAATCCAGGAGCTTAAAGGCGATGTTAAGAAGACTGTCAGGCTCTTCCAAACAGAACCCCTGTGTGCCATCAGAGACAAAAGTGGGACTATCCATGAAATCAAGTCTGTCTGCCGAGAAGAAATTCAGAGCAATGCAGTCAGGACAGCTCGCTGGCTCTTTGAGACTCAGCCCTTGGATACCATCAACAAGGACACCTCCAAAGTGCAGATAATCCGTGGGATTTCACTGGAAGAAATTGGGAGGCCGGATGTCAGTGGTGCGAGGTGGATATTTGAAACTCAGCCTCTGGATGCCATCAGAGAAATCACAGTTGAAGAACAGGACTTCAAGGCTTCGACAGATTTTGTCACGGGGGCAGATGTCACTAAACAACGATTGCTCTTTGAGACCCAGACTCTTGACTCCCTGAAAGGAGAAGCTTCAGAAAGTGTTGTAGCCAAAGAACAAGTCATTGGAGGTGATGTGAAATCTACACTGTGGCTCTTCGAAACACAGCCAATGGAAACCCTGAAAGACAATTTTGAGGTGGGACGTTTGAAGAAAGTAGAGCTttcagcagaggagaagggagatgtgaagcaaagaaaacatgTCTTTGAGACCTGCCCCTTTGGCAGTATCTCCAAGGCatttgaggaagaaattccagCCGCCAGCATGGAAGAGGTAGTGAAAGGGGATGTGAAATCTTTCAAGACCCTGTTTGAGACTCTCCCCTTAGACAGCATTAAGCAGGCTGATGCTGAGCCCACCAccaaagaagaggagaagaTCCCAGCTGGCAACGTCAAAGCCAACCAAATCCTGTTTGAGACAACACCCCTGTATGCCATCAAGGATAGCTTTGGCAATTTCCACGAAGTCACCTCTGTGAGCAGAGAGCAGATCATCAGCGGTGACGTCAAGAACTACAAGTGGATGTTTGAAACCAGGCCCCTGGATCAGTTTGACGAAAGCATCAAGAAGGTGGATATAATACGGGGGATCACAAAACAAGAGGTGGTGGCTGGTGATGTCAGGACAGCCAAGTGGCTCTTTGAAACGCAGCCCATGGATGTCATCCATCTCCAAGCCACGGAAGGGGAGAAGCATCCCTCAGTGAAGCGGGAGATCTCCCAGAAGGGAGATGTGAAGACCTGCCGGTGGCTGTTTGAGACCCAGCCCATGCACACCCTGTACGAGAAGGCTgagaagaagcaggaggaggatggcagCATGCCCCAAGGTGACGTGAAGTCCTACACATGGATGTTTGAGACTCAGCCCCTGGATTCCCTGAAAGGCCAGGAGGAGCAGTATTTGCAAGTCAGTAAGGCCTACAGTCAGGAGGAATTGCAGGGAGTGGATGTCAAAACTGTCCGGCACCTGTTTGAGACTGAACCCTtgggcagcagcactgtcagTGAAGCTGACCGGAAAAAAACCGTGCGGTACTCCAGTCGTGTGGAGTTCCAGTCTGGAGAAGTGTCCAGAGTGAAAGAGTTCTTTGAAGCCAAGCCCTTGGACACAGCCACCAAGccaaaatcccagaatgatGCTGGAACAATTGCAGCTGGGTCTGTGCACAAGTTCACGTGGCTCTTTGAGAACTACCCCATGGACACCCTGAAGGACAACTCTGAGGGCATCCAGGAAATACCTCCTGAAAAGGATGTCAAGGGGGAAGATGTTGGAGGAAAAAGGTTCGTATTTGAGACATATTCCCTTGACCAAATCCATGACAAAGTGGATGAAACAGAACTCCAGAAGATCCAGAAAGACACCATGAGCAAAGCTAATGTCAAGTCCTGCACAATGCTCTTTGAAAGCCAACCCTTATACGCTATCCAGGACAAAGAGGGGGGATACCATGAGGTCACCTCAgtgcagaaagaagaaatcatGAAAGGTGACATGAAAGGTGCCCGGTGGTTGTTTGAAACTAAGCCCCTGGATCAGAtcaagaaggaagaagaggtgTTTGTGATCAGGGCTGTCACCCAAGAGGACATCAAGAAAGGAGATGTCCAGACTGCCCGGTGGAGGTTTGAGACTGAGCCTCTTGACTCCTTCTCGGGGGGAAAGCTGTCTGTGCCCAGAACAGTGGATGATGTGCAGAAGGGAGATGTTCAGTCCAACAAGCAGCTCTTTGAGTCCCAGCAGGTGGGCCAGAAGAAGTACGTGAGGATGGTCAGTGTCAGTGACGTGCAGCGGGGCGACGTGAGGACATCCACTTGGCTCTTTGAGAACCATCCCGTGGACTCCCTGTACGGGGACGCAGAGAGAAGCTCATCCCTGAGCACAGTGCAGAGAGAGGACAGCCAGAAAGGGGATGTAAAACGCTGCACCTGGTTGTTTGAAACCCAGCCCATGGACACCCTGAAGGACACAGAGGTGACGGCCAGCGCTGGGGCCCAAGAAGAGATCCCTCGTGCGGATGTGAAAAGCACAACCTGGCTCTTTGAGAGCACACCCCTGGATAAATTCAGTGCTTCTGAAGGTAGCATAGAAATAGAACTGAAGGAAAGAACCATGAAGGAGACTTTAGAGACTCTCTGCACTTGCCAGGCTATCCAGCATGATGGGATCCTCATTGAAGCTAATGATATGGAGAGTGTCAAGATGGTGAAGTACCAgctcagcagcccaggagctccagAGATCCTGAAAGAGGAGATTGTGGGAGGCCACTTGCAAAGGATtatgctgcagctcctgcacaggacCAACGTGGAAGCACAGAGCATGCTGGTGGAGGAGGACAGAGAGGGCAAGATCAAAGTAAGCCCATTGCAGCTGCTAGACCAGAGTGAAGCTGTTAAAGGCAAAGAAGACTTGAGTGGAGATGTAGCCAAGGCCTTACAGGGTCTCCTTAGTCAAGATGCTTCCCTCAAAAAGGGGATGGTCCTGCAAGAGACAAAGTCGGGATCAGTGAAGATGACTCTCTACTCCCTCCTGTTCCATTCTGTCCAGCAGAAAGTTGTCAAGGGGGATGTGAAGTCAACAATTGGGAACTTGTTGGCTTCTTCTCaggagcagaaagcagcagccaccaTCAAGCGTGAGGACAACGAGAAGGGAAATGTCCAACTTTTTGCGAGCTGCATTGAGAAGGGAGACCTCAGCTATCTGAAGAACCTCCAGCAGGAGTCAGAGATACAGTCTCTCATCTCTTCCCAAGCCGAGGAGGAGGGGGCAGATGAGAGCGGCCCTCGGGTTGTTCCGGGGGTTAACGTACATGTCCTGCCAAATAAAGAACAAATAGAGAAAGTGATTGCAGGAGGTGAGCCAGGGGCTGTGGAGGGAGCGAAAAAGGGATTTGCATGTGAAAGCATGGGCAGAGAGGGTGTGTTAGAGAGAGAGGCTGTGCATGCAGCAGGTGTGACAGGCACCACTGTGCAATGTCTTGGGAAGCCCATGCGCACGGTGATGGGAAAGGAAGAAGTTCTGTCCGGAGGGCTTAAGGTGACTACAAAGTCAATCCAAAGGGTTGCAGATGCCAGCaagaaggcagagaaagaagaagccACCACTACGCATTTGAAGGAACCAAAAGCTATGATACAACGCCCATTTCCAGCCCAAGTGACAGCTCAGAGGGCAGAAGTGGATGGGAAACAGCAGAGTGTGGTGCCTGGGGAAGCCAGCCAGACTCAGACAGAAGAAAAGGCCCTGGGGACTGATCTTCAGGCTGCAATGCAAAGCCTGAGACTGGCGACAGCAGAAGCAAAAAACATTCAGCACCACGTTCAGAGCAAGTTCCAGAGGAACAGGGAGGAGGTCCACacagcctgcaggcagcagacagTCAGCTCACAGGGGACCACGACCCTTCAATCGACCGTACACCAACAGGACAATTCATCCACcaagcaggagagcagcagcactgccaccaggACCACCACCACTAGAGTCCAGGAGGCATCCAAGACCCACACAAGCGTGTCTCAGAAGAGCATAGCATCACACAAAAAGGTCAGTGCTTCTGAGGAAGTACAGGGAGGACAACTATTGAGCCAGGAAATCCAAGTTGTGCCCAGTAGAGATTTTAGCATTAAGGATGGCCTTTATACTGCCACACCCGTGAAAACCTATATAAACCCTTGTGTTGAGTCTGATTACAAAGAGCAATCAGTGCAAGAAGAAAGAGATGTTGGTGTCAGAGGGGATGTGCAGACAGCTATCAGAGCACTGCAAAGTGCCGCCACAGAACAGCGCCTGGTAGAAAAGGAGGACGTTGTCCGAGGTAATTTAAAAGCCACACTTCAGTCGCTGGAAAAGTCTAACGTTAATGTCTCCAGAGGGGATTTTAAAGCTGCTATGATATACAGAAATGCAGGGCAGTCCTATTCTgtgtgtaaaaagaaaaatgagactCAACTCGCTAGTAACGAGACTGCTGTAGTGGCTTCAGGGTCACAGGCTGATAATgactttcctcctcctccctcagtTGCTGTGATGAAAGCAGAGCATTGCCCACCCTCAACTAAAGCAGCAAGAGAAGATGAAGCCCCAGGATGTTCTGCACTGCTTCAGacccctcttcctcctctcccttctctgtCCTGCAAACCCAGTGACCAGAGTCCCGCAGAGAAGCCCAGGACTCCTCCAAAACCAGAAACTACTGCCCCACCCAGGAAAAAACCTGTTCCCCCGCCAAAACCTGAGCACCTCTTACATGAGGCACATTCTGCCTCTGCAAATTACAGCACAAACAGATCGACAAAACCCATCCCTCCACCCCTGCCTCCAAAACCTTCAGGCTTGAGGGAGATTAACAAGCCAAGGCCTTCCCCCACAGAGCAGGGATTAAGTTGCATGGAAGTTCATGAACAATCATCCTATGAGGAGGTTCAAGCAAAATGCTGCAATTTAGAGACATCTGTGAAGAAGTCTGTCACAGTTCAGGGTATAAACCCTGAGCGAAAGCTGCCAAAATACACAGCCAAAACCCCTCTTCAAATAGCAGAAGAAAGGTACAAGGCCAGCAAAGGACAAGGAAAGGTAGAACCAGACAGTGCTAAGACCTCAAAGCCAATCAAAAATGGAGTGGTTGGTTTTGAAGTCAAGCAGGGAATGATGGGTGATAAAGCAGCTGCTCCAAGGAGATGCCCAGGCGAGGTGGCTCAAAGGCAGACAGAGCCGTGCCGAGAGGAGAATGGGTGCTCTTCacctccagcctgtcctggcagagcacagacacaggaTGTGCTAGGACAAACTGAGCCAAGCACCTCCCCTGCGGGTCACAATACCACTCCAAAAAGAGGAGACGGCACTGCGCAAAATGCCTCATCCAAGGTGGAAAGGGAAAGTGTATCCAATTCTTATGGATTGTGGGATAGTCAGAGAGTCGTGCAGCAGGTGCATGAGAGGAGGCAAATGTCTCATTTAATGTCCTTCCATCAGCAGTCAATGAACTCCTTTGAGGAGCACCAGCAGGGAAAtagcaggcagcagaaatgtcCTGATAGGGAGACAGAGACACCTGCCCAAGAGAAGCCAGCGGTGGttatgagagagaaaaaaaagagagaaacgGAAGATGAGCGTCGGAAGAGGTTGTCAGTACACAAGGAGGAGATCATGAAAGGCAACGTCAAGGAGGCCATGGAGATCTTTGAGAACCTCAGGAGGCAGGAGCAACTGCAAGAGATCTTGACCCGAGTGAGGGAGTTTGAGGAGGAGACAAGCAAAGTGGATGTGAAAGCTCTCAAGAGCTTCTTTGAGAAGGTCCCCGAGTGGGTTGTGCGCCAGAAGGCCAAGCACCAGGACAAGGCTGGGGCAAAGGAGGACACTGACAGTGCCTCCTCAGTGGATCTGGTTTTTGAGGACCTGGAGCGAGCGAGTGCTGAGATCCTCCACCTGAAGGAGCAGACACTTGCCCGCATCCAGGACATCGAGGAGGCCATCAAGAAAGCTATTTATTCTGTTTCCAGTCTCAAGTCTGAGTCAGACATCGCTGGGCTCTCAGGGCTGTTCAAGGAGTCTCTGGGGAGCACCCAAagctctgtgagcagcagcaataTCCGTAAAATCAGCATTGTTTCAAGCAAAGCCAGGCAAGAGGAAGCCGTGCTGGAGACAGGGGAAGCAGCATCTGTGGAAAGTGCAAAGGTGGCAGAAAAGACAGAGGCAGCCAAGGCAGAGCTAGAGGTTCCCCGCCTCATTCAGTCTCGTGTCAGCTCTCCCTCCTCACCTTCCTATATCTCCATTGAGTCTGCTGCCAGGAAACCTGCAGAATCACCCAGGACAGCACATTCTCCCCAGGATGGCCCTTCACCAGACTGTCTTGACTCTCCAGGAAAGAGGGATGCTTTTGCTCAGAACAGCTTTAGCTCCTATAACCACTCCTCAGCAAGGTCTGATGGGCACGACACGAAACCCTTAGAGAAGAGGCCAGACCCCGTCCAAACAAAagctgggctgagctccttGAAACAGCACACTCCTGGCAATGCCAACAACCACCCAACCAGTGACAAAGAGAAGTGTTCTCTGGACACCTCCAAAGACAGCTGCCACTGTGGGGTGAAAGGCAGCTTTTCAGAGTACCGCTCCCTGAATGTTCCCAGTCCACAAAATCCACGGAGGCAGAAAAGCATCTTGGAGCTGCAGACGGGGCCCGACGGGTCCAAGCTCTACGGAGCCACCCGGACTGTCATGGAGCAGTATGAGGAAATGGACCAGTTTGGAAACAAAATCATCACTTCGTCCACCACAGTCACCAAGCAATCAGAGACACAAACGTCCTCCACGTGTGATGTGGTCTCCCATCCCCAGTATGAGGTGTCTGCCTCACCTGTGTTTCGGAGGTACTTGAAGAGCCCAGGTGAAGACTTCCACACCAATGGGAGTTTTCAGGAGCCAGGAGTGGTCTTTGTCACCTTTGGCAACTCCAAGCCAAAGAAATAG